A window of the Lactobacillus gasseri ATCC 33323 = JCM 1131 genome harbors these coding sequences:
- a CDS encoding NAD-dependent succinate-semialdehyde dehydrogenase, with protein sequence MSKYESINPYTNQLIKSYPDATQEEIEQALDAGEKLYLTWRNQLPATRSQLLHQIANNFKKHREEIAKTMTLEMGKLYHESLEEVDLCINICNYYAEKAPKMLEPTPLETSLGTAYYLKQSTGIIMACEPWNFPLYQVIRVFAPNFMVGNPIILKHAHNVPASAQLTEKIIQEAGAPKASLQNLFLSYAQIGDVIADKRIQGVAVTGSERGGSSVAEAAGKNIKKSTMELGGNDPFIVLADADSTVLKNVLSEARTYNCGQVCTSSKRIIVVESRYDEVMDILHHTFASLKPGNPLDENTSLAPMNSQKAADKLAAQVKKGIEHGAEVVYQYPEIKSTGAFFRPMILTNIDQNNPLFDEELFGPVAEVFKVKDEETAIALANNSSFGLGSSVISENKAHAQEVASEIETGMTVINGRWITAPELPFGGVKKSGYGRELSELGLMSFVNEHLVIDVSK encoded by the coding sequence ATGTCTAAATATGAATCTATTAATCCATATACTAATCAGCTGATTAAGAGTTACCCAGATGCTACTCAAGAAGAGATTGAGCAAGCACTTGATGCTGGAGAAAAATTATACTTAACTTGGCGTAATCAGCTTCCTGCTACTAGAAGTCAATTACTTCACCAAATAGCCAATAATTTCAAAAAGCATCGTGAAGAAATAGCTAAAACTATGACTTTAGAAATGGGAAAGCTATATCACGAATCACTTGAAGAAGTAGACTTATGTATCAATATTTGTAATTACTATGCTGAAAAAGCTCCTAAAATGCTAGAGCCTACTCCGCTAGAAACAAGTTTAGGGACTGCGTACTACTTAAAGCAATCAACAGGTATTATCATGGCTTGCGAGCCTTGGAATTTTCCACTTTATCAAGTAATTAGAGTATTTGCCCCTAACTTCATGGTCGGAAATCCCATCATCTTAAAACATGCACATAACGTTCCAGCTTCAGCTCAATTAACAGAAAAGATCATTCAAGAAGCTGGTGCTCCAAAAGCAAGTTTGCAAAACTTATTTTTATCTTATGCCCAAATTGGTGACGTAATTGCTGACAAACGTATTCAAGGAGTTGCTGTTACAGGTTCAGAACGTGGCGGAAGTAGCGTTGCTGAAGCAGCCGGCAAAAATATTAAAAAATCGACAATGGAATTAGGTGGAAATGACCCATTTATTGTTTTAGCTGATGCTGATTCTACGGTATTAAAAAATGTACTAAGTGAGGCTAGAACTTATAATTGTGGTCAAGTCTGCACTTCTTCTAAACGAATTATTGTTGTTGAATCACGCTACGACGAAGTAATGGATATTTTGCATCATACTTTTGCTAGTCTTAAACCAGGTAATCCATTAGATGAGAATACAAGTCTTGCACCAATGAATTCTCAAAAAGCAGCTGATAAATTAGCTGCACAAGTCAAAAAAGGAATTGAACATGGAGCAGAAGTTGTCTATCAATATCCAGAAATTAAAAGTACCGGTGCATTCTTCCGTCCAATGATTTTAACCAATATTGATCAAAACAATCCATTATTTGACGAAGAACTATTTGGGCCAGTGGCTGAAGTATTTAAGGTTAAAGATGAAGAAACAGCAATTGCACTAGCCAATAATTCAAGCTTTGGCTTAGGTTCAAGCGTTATTTCTGAAAATAAAGCTCATGCTCAAGAAGTAGCTAGTGAAATTGAAACTGGGATGACAGTAATCAACGGACGCTGGATTACAGCCCCAGAATTACCATTTGGCGGAGTTAAAAAATCTGGTTATGGTCGTGAATTGAGCGAACTAGGTTTAATGTCATTTGTAAATGAGCACTTAGTGATTGATGTTTCAAAATAA
- a CDS encoding alpha/beta hydrolase fold domain-containing protein encodes MVVIKKDIIYDETNNLKTDIYFPNNTNSQTKILIFWHGGGWFAGSKNDVKDLGIKLANAGFMTLIPDYRLAPDFTFPAAHQDSKKFVKWLLESNYTDEDDQQNIVQIGASVGGTLAIYVAGLYGFPTVTWSASVDFSNWMKNHPNVIPSRYGANELKLTNLHDIFESFYKFFVLTYAGKDNQTIYKQMDAENYDLSNLGRLKMINSAHELVPLNGILKFVDFLANHDHEIELLIIKGKRHAMDYAKDYLDESLDFLFQTIKE; translated from the coding sequence ATGGTTGTTATAAAAAAAGACATAATTTACGACGAAACTAACAATTTGAAGACAGACATTTATTTTCCTAACAATACTAATTCACAAACCAAAATTCTAATCTTCTGGCATGGTGGGGGCTGGTTTGCTGGCTCAAAAAATGATGTTAAGGATCTTGGAATAAAATTAGCAAATGCAGGCTTTATGACTCTCATCCCTGACTATCGCTTGGCTCCAGACTTTACTTTTCCGGCTGCTCATCAAGACAGCAAAAAATTTGTGAAATGGTTACTAGAGTCAAATTATACCGATGAAGACGATCAACAAAATATCGTACAAATTGGTGCTAGTGTTGGTGGTACTTTAGCTATCTATGTTGCTGGACTATACGGTTTTCCTACTGTAACTTGGTCAGCATCTGTAGACTTTTCTAATTGGATGAAAAATCACCCTAACGTTATTCCTTCAAGATATGGAGCTAACGAATTAAAGCTTACTAATTTACATGATATTTTTGAATCATTTTATAAGTTCTTTGTATTGACGTACGCAGGTAAAGATAATCAAACTATTTACAAACAAATGGATGCAGAAAATTATGATCTTAGCAATTTAGGACGCTTAAAAATGATCAATTCTGCCCACGAACTTGTTCCATTAAACGGAATTTTAAAATTTGTCGACTTTTTGGCTAATCATGATCATGAAATTGAATTATTGATTATCAAAGGTAAGCGCCATGCAATGGACTATGCCAAGGACTACTTGGATGAATCTTTAGATTTTCTTTTTCAGACAATCAAGGAGTAA
- a CDS encoding TVP38/TMEM64 family protein: MTKKLRKVIFIACGILSAIILLYLLYRDYRPEIDVLMHPDSHTKTKLLYLIRQHEVRDSLFLLGLITVLNAIPGMSNSVFCILAGLCYGPWIGLAINWAGNILGNCIVESLIKRVDFSHRFKKNKFLNWLMAQKHPSLGMTLGFMVPVIPSVLVDYTAARLNVPANKFLLIVIVGMFPTSFIYAFGGDAIFNGDAKKLIGSLIGIAILFIIAWLLVRMASRKKQRTA; encoded by the coding sequence ATGACAAAAAAATTGAGAAAAGTAATATTTATCGCCTGCGGAATCTTATCCGCAATCATTTTACTCTATTTACTTTACCGAGACTATCGTCCTGAAATTGATGTTTTAATGCATCCTGATAGTCATACTAAAACAAAATTACTCTACTTAATTCGCCAGCATGAAGTACGTGATAGCCTATTTTTATTAGGACTAATAACAGTTCTGAATGCTATTCCTGGTATGTCAAATTCAGTTTTTTGTATTTTAGCGGGTCTTTGCTACGGACCTTGGATTGGATTAGCAATTAACTGGGCTGGCAATATTTTAGGAAATTGTATTGTAGAGAGTTTAATTAAAAGAGTTGATTTTTCCCATCGATTTAAGAAAAACAAGTTTTTAAATTGGCTAATGGCACAAAAACATCCAAGCTTGGGAATGACACTAGGCTTCATGGTGCCAGTAATACCGAGTGTGTTAGTTGACTACACTGCAGCTAGATTAAATGTGCCAGCAAATAAGTTTTTGTTAATAGTAATTGTGGGGATGTTTCCTACATCTTTTATATATGCTTTTGGCGGAGATGCAATCTTTAATGGGGATGCTAAAAAACTAATTGGGTCCTTAATTGGTATTGCAATTCTATTTATTATTGCTTGGCTATTAGTAAGAATGGCATCTAGAAAAAAGCAGAGAACAGCGTAA
- a CDS encoding zinc-ribbon domain-containing protein: MKCPNCGEDVKPTDKQCPNCHFDLEKFRNEFFTGQNPTRNEGSDNRQKQETRSVKKIEPKKQNSTIASMINWIQVNSMIVFVVGIILLILTSFSPSLGWSCFFALLIWLFIVCDKNKGKVTEQYTVDQRLTEHVNKVGSDVVNSFEEGENRVKAHRQKIDNKLGRDPEAIKKVVKQKRTATQLGVVLIAVLNLLLVFSGPFSSGMMQGYQTLSISKALLSIGRFNGKYLLIGYGMWLLLVGVPIAIIILTIRNGKNNKRIVFFLSLIESIVLVICAIELIFMNAGSSLGITNNAAANSVEIQRIVANAISFGVSTYLLFVSSILLTVVAFRSMRQN, encoded by the coding sequence ATGAAATGTCCAAATTGTGGTGAAGATGTAAAGCCGACTGATAAGCAGTGTCCTAACTGTCATTTTGATTTAGAAAAATTTAGAAATGAGTTTTTTACTGGGCAGAATCCAACTCGTAATGAAGGCTCTGATAATCGTCAAAAGCAAGAAACACGTTCTGTTAAAAAGATTGAGCCAAAAAAGCAAAATTCTACAATTGCTAGCATGATTAATTGGATTCAAGTAAATTCAATGATTGTCTTTGTTGTTGGAATTATTTTGTTGATTTTGACTAGTTTTTCACCATCATTAGGGTGGTCTTGTTTCTTTGCACTGTTAATCTGGTTGTTTATAGTTTGTGATAAAAATAAAGGCAAAGTAACAGAACAGTACACTGTTGATCAGCGATTAACTGAGCATGTTAATAAGGTTGGTTCTGATGTGGTTAATTCTTTTGAAGAAGGGGAGAATCGTGTAAAAGCTCACCGACAGAAGATTGACAATAAATTGGGGCGTGATCCAGAAGCAATAAAAAAGGTTGTTAAACAAAAGAGAACGGCAACTCAATTGGGAGTAGTCTTAATTGCAGTTTTAAATTTGCTACTTGTATTTAGTGGTCCATTCTCTTCAGGAATGATGCAAGGATATCAAACTCTATCTATTTCAAAAGCCTTACTTTCAATTGGTAGATTTAATGGTAAGTATCTTTTGATTGGTTATGGAATGTGGCTTCTTTTAGTTGGAGTACCAATTGCAATTATTATTTTGACAATTAGGAATGGTAAAAATAATAAGAGAATCGTTTTCTTCCTTTCTTTAATCGAATCAATCGTCTTAGTAATTTGTGCTATTGAATTAATCTTTATGAATGCTGGTTCATCCTTAGGAATTACTAATAATGCAGCAGCAAATAGTGTTGAAATTCAGAGGATTGTAGCGAATGCAATCTCATTTGGTGTTTCTACATACTTATTATTTGTATCAAGTATTCTTTTAACAGTTGTTGCATTTCGCAGTATGAGACAAAATTAA